In Ruminiclostridium papyrosolvens DSM 2782, the following proteins share a genomic window:
- a CDS encoding DUF2089 domain-containing protein gives MAREAIGKCPVCGNETEVTRITCNSCDTVIEGHFKLCKFCKLTNDQRTFLDVFIKCRGNIKEVEKELGVSYPTVKNKLEDVAAALGHKGEPQPEVPGRKKEILDKLNSGEISVEEAIELMKE, from the coding sequence ATGGCAAGAGAAGCTATCGGCAAATGCCCGGTCTGCGGAAATGAGACTGAAGTAACAAGGATAACATGTAACAGCTGTGATACTGTTATAGAAGGGCATTTTAAACTATGCAAGTTCTGCAAACTCACAAATGATCAAAGAACATTTTTAGACGTATTCATAAAGTGCAGAGGAAATATAAAGGAAGTTGAAAAAGAGCTGGGCGTTTCATATCCCACAGTAAAGAATAAGCTGGAAGATGTAGCGGCCGCACTTGGACATAAAGGTGAACCGCAACCTGAAGTTCCGGGTAGAAAGAAGGAAATACTTGATAAGCTTAACAGCGGAGAAATTAGTGTTGAAGAAGCAATTGAACTGATGAAGGAATAA
- a CDS encoding DUF4097 family beta strand repeat-containing protein, translating into MSISEEKLLILTMLEEKKITSEEAAKLLAALDAKAEQESANGFKGNQKANGFTEEAAKVRDKVNEWKKGFKNNYNQADFDNMIDDFANKAEKIGKNVASTTFGIVDKVIDYVGSFVDTNSFNVFGSCQTVQKNFEVYPSEDATFDISGVNGAITIKKHLDSKIVIISRIKSSAPDGEGVVTFSDDPSNISIKVNSTAFNVSVSHEIFIPDIKFKKIAIQNSNGKIYIEDSISEEITAVTKNAHIELMGVNSDNISVNTKNGRIQLNYIIGETIDINTSNAVIDIKHIKAKSVNAVTKNGRISIENAQNVDGETDMDMYLKTSNGGIKVNMNDMDSRVYKVKAHATNGTINLLVPEILYHNVNRQGTGGSFIEAESKNYESGLCKVNIIAETMNGQVEIVK; encoded by the coding sequence ATGTCTATAAGTGAAGAAAAATTATTAATACTAACGATGCTTGAAGAAAAGAAAATCACAAGCGAAGAGGCTGCAAAATTGTTGGCAGCACTTGATGCAAAGGCAGAACAAGAATCTGCTAATGGATTTAAAGGTAATCAAAAGGCAAACGGCTTTACAGAAGAGGCTGCAAAAGTAAGAGATAAGGTTAATGAGTGGAAAAAAGGCTTTAAGAACAATTATAATCAGGCTGATTTTGATAATATGATTGATGATTTTGCAAATAAGGCTGAAAAAATCGGTAAAAACGTTGCTTCAACAACATTTGGAATTGTAGACAAGGTAATAGATTATGTTGGAAGTTTTGTAGATACAAATTCCTTTAATGTTTTCGGAAGCTGTCAAACGGTTCAAAAGAACTTTGAGGTATACCCTTCCGAAGATGCAACCTTTGACATATCGGGAGTAAATGGGGCAATTACAATAAAGAAGCATCTGGATTCAAAGATTGTTATTATATCAAGAATTAAAAGCTCAGCACCGGACGGAGAAGGAGTTGTTACATTTTCTGATGATCCTTCCAATATTTCAATAAAGGTTAACAGTACCGCTTTCAATGTTAGTGTATCCCATGAAATATTTATTCCTGACATTAAGTTCAAAAAAATAGCTATTCAGAATTCAAATGGTAAAATCTATATTGAAGATTCAATTTCTGAAGAAATTACAGCTGTTACAAAAAATGCACATATTGAGCTAATGGGAGTCAATAGTGACAATATTTCCGTAAACACAAAAAATGGCAGGATTCAGTTGAATTACATTATCGGAGAAACCATTGATATAAATACCTCAAATGCTGTTATAGATATAAAACACATAAAAGCAAAATCTGTTAATGCAGTTACAAAGAACGGCAGAATTAGTATAGAAAACGCCCAGAATGTTGATGGGGAAACTGATATGGATATGTACCTCAAAACCTCAAATGGAGGCATAAAGGTGAATATGAATGATATGGACAGCAGGGTTTACAAAGTTAAGGCCCATGCAACCAATGGAACTATCAACTTGTTGGTTCCGGAAATTCTATATCATAATGTTAATCGTCAGGGCACAGGCGGAAGCTTTATTGAAGCGGAAAGCAAAAATTATGAGTCCGGGCTATGCAAGGTTAATATAATCGCAGAAACCATGAACGGACAGGTAGAAATAGTAAAGTAG
- the prfA gene encoding peptide chain release factor 1 → MFDKLQAAEDRYEEISHKLSDPDVINNQDEYKKYMKEYSDLEEIVQKYREYTKVSKEIEEARELLDQTLDKDFREMVQQEFQEAQEKLEVIKRQLKILIVPKDPNDDKNVIVEIRGGAGGEEAALFAGVLFRAMTKYAEKKRWKYEIMDSNPTELGGFKEVVFSIEGKGAYSRLKFESGVHRVQRVPSTESSGRIHTSTITVAVLPEVEEVDVDINPNDLRIDTYRASGAGGQHINKTDSAIRITHMPSGIVVSCQDERSQHKNKDRAMKILRSKLYEIAQEQQINEVAQDRKSQVGTGDRSERIRTYNYPQGRVTDHRINLTLYKLEQVLDGDLDELIDALITTDQSEKLGSGADDED, encoded by the coding sequence ATGTTTGACAAACTTCAGGCTGCAGAAGACAGATACGAGGAGATAAGCCACAAGCTTAGTGACCCCGATGTCATTAACAACCAGGATGAGTATAAAAAATATATGAAAGAGTATTCCGATTTAGAAGAAATCGTTCAGAAGTACAGGGAATACACAAAAGTATCAAAAGAAATTGAAGAGGCAAGAGAGCTTCTTGACCAGACTTTGGATAAGGACTTTAGGGAAATGGTTCAGCAGGAGTTTCAGGAAGCTCAGGAAAAACTTGAGGTAATAAAGAGACAGTTGAAAATATTAATTGTCCCCAAAGACCCCAATGATGATAAAAACGTTATTGTTGAAATTCGTGGTGGTGCAGGCGGTGAAGAAGCAGCACTCTTTGCAGGAGTACTTTTCAGAGCCATGACAAAGTATGCCGAAAAAAAACGTTGGAAGTATGAAATTATGGACTCCAATCCTACCGAACTTGGAGGGTTCAAGGAAGTTGTGTTTTCTATAGAAGGAAAAGGTGCGTACAGCAGGCTTAAATTTGAAAGCGGTGTACACAGGGTTCAGAGAGTACCTTCTACAGAATCAAGCGGACGTATTCATACATCAACAATAACTGTTGCCGTTTTGCCGGAGGTTGAAGAAGTTGATGTGGATATCAATCCAAATGATTTAAGGATAGACACCTACAGGGCCAGCGGTGCAGGAGGACAGCATATTAACAAGACTGATTCTGCAATAAGAATAACCCATATGCCTTCAGGAATAGTCGTAAGCTGTCAGGATGAACGCTCACAGCACAAAAACAAAGATAGGGCAATGAAGATACTTCGTTCAAAACTTTACGAAATAGCTCAGGAACAGCAAATAAACGAAGTTGCTCAGGATAGAAAGAGTCAGGTCGGAACAGGTGACAGAAGTGAAAGAATCAGAACCTACAACTATCCTCAGGGTCGAGTAACCGACCATCGTATCAATCTTACACTGTACAAGCTGGAGCAGGTACTTGACGGAGATCTTGACGAACTGATAGATGCTCTCATAACTACAGACCAATCCGAGAAGCTCGGAAGCGGTGCTGATGATGAGGATTAA